A window of Candidatus Kinetoplastibacterium crithidii (ex Angomonas deanei ATCC 30255) contains these coding sequences:
- a CDS encoding UvrD-helicase domain-containing protein: MSENIKDFKIREEALNIHESFIVQAPAGSGKTELLTNRFLALLSNVLVPEEIVAITFTRKAANEMRRRIIERLQIAKDTEIYNDEPFSLKLSREVLKRDSLFGWNILQHPARLMIKTFDSFCAQIVSNLPWLSRMGGLPVISSDMQFHYDSAAKSTIALIDKFDYVKSLLLNLDLDINFATRLISDMLKKRDQWLPILRYGLDKELIESNLKLTIENDISRLLKELPENWQSSIQEPIRIAAKNLYKINPNNVLEPLLDWDYLISNKISDLRKWKAIASLFLTAKKTLRSTKSFNKSLGFDSGSSSKEILINWLNSMGSNSSWVSHLAMISYAPDPFLTDKQWRDLTVQLKTLSLSVANLILRFNNVSEVDFIEITQRASIALGSDDYPNDLLLKLDNKINHILIDEFQDTSRAHFDIIKKLISGWQNDDGRTLFLVGDPMQSIYSFRKAEVGLFLQVIENGIGCLKPKHLKLVNNFRSHPIIVNWINGVFKEIFPNKNDEDLGAVSYTDSVTSLHDAPDSLIKFHCVQGTENREARLAQTAINIIQETINNYGINHTIAVLVRSRNNINYLTSLMSQNNIRFRSVDIVPLANKPVVSDLLQLIRALKHPGDRLAWLSILRSPFFGLTLDNMHKLFGNDHKTPVPFLLNNFFGSGNSEFDLFDENQMSVFLKLGLTNLDCMRLFRLKDLLSSYSCFNNMSPALFIQSLWNNLGGSSVYSDKDASGDAELIFDLIDESFPYGEIDIEQLERKVNNLYASSNVASKDAVVDIMTIHKAKGLEFDSVLLYGLHQSMKSDQEPLIRFESNSSGVLFSPAKPKIDLELDKMSSYLKYRNKVKTSYELDRLLYVAATRSKKNLHLISSVVVDDDGKIMPPVSDSLLSRLCNKMDIQNIIMNNDILDENQNALASKKLGNKLLHRVSTEGISILDKNRKNLFLKYNDAYHKEWSRQHDYQSILGTVMHFWLNRIGIDSVNLWNINKLKSHRELIYRQLIKNGIPYSKADEYTCIIFRALENTLTDDRGIWLLSHHNNSHREWSLVDSKGIISVLDLAIDLGDKWLIVDYKLSDIKENETYNSFINRIKQAYIAQLTRYRDALNKFDGRKSYAAIYCPLPRIWIECC, translated from the coding sequence ATGTCTGAAAATATAAAAGATTTTAAGATCAGGGAAGAAGCCTTAAATATTCACGAGTCTTTCATTGTACAAGCTCCTGCCGGTTCAGGTAAAACAGAGCTTTTAACAAATCGTTTTTTAGCATTATTGTCAAATGTTCTTGTTCCAGAGGAAATTGTAGCTATTACGTTTACACGTAAAGCAGCTAATGAAATGAGGCGTCGTATTATAGAAAGATTACAAATCGCTAAAGATACGGAAATTTATAATGATGAGCCTTTTAGCTTAAAATTATCTAGAGAAGTCTTAAAAAGAGACTCTTTATTTGGGTGGAATATTTTGCAGCATCCAGCCAGATTAATGATAAAAACATTTGATTCTTTCTGTGCTCAAATTGTTTCAAATTTGCCTTGGCTATCAAGAATGGGAGGATTACCAGTTATCTCTAGCGATATGCAGTTCCATTATGATTCTGCTGCTAAATCAACAATAGCCTTAATCGATAAATTTGATTATGTAAAAAGTTTATTATTAAACCTAGATTTAGATATAAATTTTGCAACAAGACTCATATCAGACATGCTTAAAAAACGAGACCAGTGGTTGCCAATTTTGAGATATGGCCTTGATAAAGAATTGATAGAATCAAATTTAAAATTGACAATAGAGAATGACATATCAAGGTTGTTGAAAGAATTACCTGAAAATTGGCAAAGTTCTATACAGGAGCCTATAAGAATAGCAGCAAAAAATCTGTATAAAATTAATCCTAATAATGTTTTGGAGCCATTGCTAGATTGGGATTATCTTATTAGTAATAAAATTAGTGATTTACGCAAATGGAAGGCTATTGCATCATTATTTTTAACAGCAAAAAAAACATTACGTAGTACTAAATCTTTTAATAAGAGTCTTGGTTTTGATTCAGGCTCTTCTTCCAAGGAAATTTTAATAAATTGGTTAAATTCAATGGGTTCAAATTCTTCTTGGGTTTCTCATCTCGCAATGATTAGTTACGCTCCAGATCCTTTTTTGACTGATAAACAATGGAGAGATTTGACTGTTCAATTAAAAACTTTATCTTTGTCTGTAGCAAATCTTATATTGCGTTTTAATAATGTATCCGAAGTAGATTTTATAGAAATAACACAAAGAGCATCAATAGCTTTAGGTAGTGATGATTATCCGAATGATCTTTTATTAAAACTAGATAACAAAATTAATCATATACTGATAGATGAGTTTCAAGACACTAGTAGGGCTCATTTCGATATTATAAAAAAATTGATTTCTGGTTGGCAAAATGATGATGGAAGGACATTATTCTTGGTAGGTGATCCGATGCAATCAATATACAGTTTTAGAAAAGCGGAGGTTGGTCTTTTTTTACAGGTTATAGAAAATGGTATTGGTTGTTTGAAACCAAAGCATTTAAAACTTGTAAATAACTTTCGTTCCCATCCTATAATTGTTAATTGGATTAATGGAGTTTTTAAAGAAATTTTTCCTAATAAAAACGATGAGGATTTAGGAGCTGTGTCTTATACTGATTCTGTCACCTCTCTTCATGATGCGCCAGATTCTTTGATTAAATTTCATTGTGTTCAAGGTACGGAAAATCGAGAGGCTAGGTTAGCTCAGACAGCAATAAACATTATTCAAGAAACGATTAATAACTATGGTATTAATCATACTATTGCGGTTTTAGTACGATCTCGTAATAACATTAACTATCTAACTTCTTTAATGAGTCAGAATAACATTAGATTTAGGTCTGTTGATATCGTACCTTTAGCTAATAAGCCAGTTGTATCTGATTTACTACAGCTTATAAGGGCTCTAAAACATCCAGGTGATAGACTTGCTTGGTTATCAATATTGAGATCTCCTTTTTTTGGTTTGACCTTAGATAATATGCATAAATTGTTTGGTAATGATCATAAGACACCGGTTCCTTTCCTATTAAATAATTTTTTTGGATCTGGTAATTCAGAATTTGATTTGTTTGATGAAAATCAAATGTCAGTTTTTCTTAAGCTTGGTTTAACTAACTTAGATTGTATGCGATTGTTTAGGTTGAAAGATTTGCTATCTTCTTATAGTTGCTTTAATAATATGTCACCAGCATTGTTTATACAGTCTTTGTGGAATAATTTAGGCGGCTCTAGTGTTTATAGCGACAAGGATGCATCCGGTGATGCAGAGCTGATTTTCGATTTGATTGATGAGTCATTTCCTTATGGTGAAATAGATATAGAGCAGCTGGAGCGCAAAGTTAATAATTTGTATGCTTCATCTAATGTTGCTTCTAAAGATGCAGTTGTTGATATTATGACTATCCACAAAGCAAAAGGTTTGGAGTTTGATTCAGTTTTATTATATGGTTTGCATCAATCTATGAAAAGTGATCAAGAGCCATTAATAAGATTCGAATCAAATTCAAGTGGTGTATTATTCTCTCCAGCAAAACCAAAAATAGATCTTGAACTTGATAAAATGTCTAGTTATTTGAAATACCGTAATAAGGTGAAGACTTCATATGAGTTAGATCGATTGCTTTATGTTGCAGCTACTAGATCAAAAAAAAATTTGCATTTAATCTCTAGCGTTGTAGTAGATGACGATGGAAAAATTATGCCTCCTGTTTCAGATAGTTTATTAAGTAGGTTATGTAATAAAATGGATATTCAGAATATCATTATGAACAATGATATTCTAGATGAAAACCAAAATGCTCTTGCTTCAAAAAAATTAGGAAATAAATTATTACATAGAGTTTCTACAGAAGGTATTTCTATATTAGATAAAAATAGGAAAAATTTGTTTTTGAAATATAACGATGCATATCATAAGGAGTGGAGCCGTCAACACGATTACCAATCCATTTTAGGAACAGTCATGCATTTTTGGTTGAATCGCATTGGAATTGATAGTGTGAATTTATGGAATATTAATAAATTAAAATCTCACAGAGAACTTATATACAGACAGCTAATAAAAAATGGAATTCCGTATTCTAAGGCTGATGAATATACATGTATAATATTTAGGGCTTTAGAGAATACTCTGACAGATGATAGAGGTATATGGTTATTATCACATCATAATAACTCACATAGAGAATGGTCTTTGGTGGATAGTAAAGGAATAATTTCAGTCTTAGATCTTGCAATAGATCTAGGAGATAAATGGTTAATTGTTGATTACAAATTATCAGATATAAAAGAAAATGAGACATATAATAGTTTTATTAATAGGATAAAACAAGCTTATATAGCTCAGTTAACAAGGTATCGTGATGCATTAAATAAGTTTGACGGTAGAAAATCTTATGCAGCTATATATTGCCCGTTACCTAGGATATGGATTGAATGTTGTTAA
- the dnaX gene encoding DNA polymerase III subunit gamma/tau gives MSYLVLARKWRPKSFDEVVGQDHVVKALVNSLNSQRLHHAWLFSGIRGVGKTSLARILAKSLNCERGITSKPCGTCSSCRGIDSGGSLDYLELDAASNRGVEEMSNLLSQANYTPVIGRFKVFLVDEVHMLTNHAFNSILKTLEEPPDHVKFIFATTDLHKIPITVLSRCLCFNLRKMSDNYLIKQLSVILSNERISFDESSLVMIARLAKGSMRDALSLTDQAISYGDGVISIVALREMFGMVDSAKVIHLLQSILLNDVKSLIDIADNVIDSGFSYETFLSDLAILLSRVAIIQHFSDSEINDIDLISFKDNISPDLTQLLYAVVTHSSQELAQSPDQYSGFLMICFRLLSLASQFSNNNFINESLPKLNNSEIYNSTKQELSISSNKNIFVNEQKNDLVLLKKAAEINIVEDKDSKKLDKKNIDFDLVSFSNNDWLELVPKLSLHGFVLELARQSEFVKVFENNFTIRVSIPTLASHENKLRLQTVLSEYFDMTIKLDILVGATGDKTAHARSQAQQLYKKKQLEQIVDDDPFVKEVVATLDGDVLIDSISELD, from the coding sequence ATGAGTTATTTAGTTTTAGCTAGGAAATGGCGACCTAAGTCTTTTGATGAGGTCGTAGGGCAAGATCATGTTGTAAAAGCTTTGGTAAACTCACTGAATTCTCAGCGTTTGCATCATGCTTGGTTATTTTCAGGAATAAGAGGGGTAGGGAAAACTTCTCTGGCTAGAATATTGGCAAAATCATTAAATTGTGAGAGAGGAATCACATCAAAGCCATGTGGTACATGCTCTTCTTGCAGAGGAATTGACTCAGGGGGATCATTAGACTATTTAGAGCTAGATGCAGCCTCTAATAGAGGTGTAGAGGAAATGTCTAATCTCCTTTCTCAAGCTAATTATACTCCTGTCATCGGTAGATTTAAAGTATTTCTAGTTGACGAAGTACACATGCTTACTAACCATGCCTTTAATTCTATATTGAAAACATTAGAAGAACCGCCAGATCATGTGAAGTTTATTTTTGCCACAACTGATCTTCATAAGATCCCAATAACAGTACTTTCTCGTTGTTTGTGTTTTAACTTGAGGAAGATGTCAGATAATTATCTAATAAAACAATTGTCTGTAATATTGTCGAACGAAAGAATATCTTTTGATGAATCATCACTAGTGATGATTGCGAGATTGGCTAAAGGTTCCATGCGAGATGCATTGTCTTTGACTGATCAAGCTATATCTTATGGGGATGGAGTAATAAGCATAGTTGCTTTAAGAGAAATGTTTGGCATGGTTGATTCAGCAAAGGTTATCCATCTTTTGCAATCTATTTTACTTAATGACGTGAAGTCATTAATAGATATAGCTGACAATGTAATTGATAGTGGCTTTTCATATGAAACTTTTTTATCAGATTTAGCAATTTTATTGTCTAGAGTTGCTATTATACAACATTTTTCAGATTCTGAAATTAATGATATAGATTTAATTTCTTTTAAAGACAATATTTCTCCAGATTTGACTCAGCTATTATATGCGGTGGTAACTCATAGTTCTCAAGAGCTGGCACAATCACCAGATCAATATAGTGGTTTTTTGATGATTTGTTTCAGATTGTTATCTTTAGCATCACAATTTAGTAATAATAATTTTATTAATGAATCACTACCTAAGTTGAATAATAGTGAGATTTATAATAGCACTAAACAAGAATTATCTATTTCATCTAATAAAAATATTTTTGTTAATGAGCAGAAAAATGATTTAGTCTTGTTGAAGAAGGCTGCTGAGATTAATATTGTTGAAGATAAAGATTCCAAAAAATTAGACAAAAAAAATATAGATTTTGACTTGGTATCGTTTTCTAACAATGATTGGTTAGAGCTTGTTCCTAAGTTATCTCTGCATGGTTTTGTTCTTGAGTTAGCTAGACAAAGTGAATTTGTAAAAGTATTTGAAAATAATTTTACAATTAGAGTTTCTATTCCTACATTGGCTAGTCATGAAAACAAATTACGTTTGCAAACAGTTCTCAGTGAATATTTTGATATGACTATCAAATTAGATATATTGGTTGGCGCTACTGGGGATAAAACAGCGCATGCTCGTTCTCAGGCACAACAGCTCTATAAAAAAAAACAGCTAGAACAAATTGTTGATGATGATCCTTTTGTAAAAGAAGTGGTTGCAACTTTGGATGGTGACGTTCTTATTGATTCTATTTCTGAGTTAGATTAA
- a CDS encoding YbaB/EbfC family nucleoid-associated protein: MMKNQIAGLMRQAQQVQENMKKVQDSLADIEVEGSSGGGLVSINMTCKYDVKKIKIDPSLLSEDKDMLEDLLAAAFNDAVRKAEQLSQEKVSAITAGFPMPGGMKFPF, from the coding sequence ATTATGAAAAATCAAATTGCAGGATTGATGCGTCAGGCGCAGCAAGTACAAGAAAATATGAAAAAAGTCCAAGATTCTTTAGCAGATATAGAAGTTGAAGGGTCTTCTGGTGGAGGCTTAGTAAGCATTAACATGACTTGTAAATATGATGTTAAGAAAATTAAAATAGATCCAAGTTTATTATCTGAAGATAAAGATATGTTGGAAGATTTGTTGGCAGCTGCTTTTAACGATGCTGTACGTAAAGCAGAGCAATTATCACAAGAAAAAGTATCTGCTATTACAGCTGGTTTTCCAATGCCAGGTGGCATGAAATTTCCATTTTAG
- the recR gene encoding recombination mediator RecR: MEEQQISEPEPLINLIKALKRLPGIGIRSARRIAYHLMQYDLQGANSLSIALSEATGSLQHCISCNSFSETDLCVTCSSSFRDKSLLCIVETPSDLINLEASHGYKGLYYVLMGRISPLDGIGPKELNFHKISERINKGGIEEVIIATGFTAEGETTAQFLIDMLVPFGIKTSRLARGVPAGSELEYIDAGTIAWALMDRKSNL; this comes from the coding sequence ATGGAAGAGCAGCAAATAAGTGAACCTGAGCCTTTAATTAATCTAATTAAGGCTTTAAAACGCCTTCCTGGAATAGGTATAAGGTCAGCTAGGAGAATAGCTTACCATTTGATGCAATATGACTTGCAAGGTGCAAATTCACTAAGTATTGCTTTGTCAGAAGCTACTGGTAGTTTGCAACATTGTATTAGTTGTAATAGTTTTTCTGAAACAGACTTATGCGTTACATGTTCCAGTTCTTTCAGAGATAAGAGTTTGTTATGTATAGTCGAAACTCCATCTGATTTAATTAATTTAGAAGCAAGTCATGGTTATAAGGGTTTGTATTATGTATTAATGGGCAGAATATCGCCATTGGATGGCATTGGTCCAAAAGAATTAAATTTTCATAAAATTTCTGAAAGAATAAACAAAGGTGGTATAGAAGAGGTGATCATTGCCACTGGATTTACTGCTGAAGGTGAAACGACAGCTCAGTTTTTAATTGATATGTTGGTGCCTTTTGGCATAAAGACTAGTCGTTTGGCAAGAGGAGTTCCTGCAGGTAGCGAATTGGAATATATCGATGCAGGAACTATAGCTTGGGCTTTGATGGACCGTAAGTCTAATTTATAA
- the tal gene encoding transaldolase: MHNQLESLRKYTVVVADTGNFEAMKTLKPIDATTNPSLILKAIQKEEYNHVLTDTIKHCKHMSLSEIADNITVSFGKEILKIIPGRVSTEVDARLSFNTKATIEKARYLINLYEKSGIKRERILIKIAATWEGIKAAEILELEGIHCNLTLLFSLTQAIACAQSKVTLISPFVGRIYDWYKNHAGSNWDEEKNHGQNDPGVKSVVTIYNYYKSLEIGTEIMGASFRNIHQILALSGCDLLTISPELITKLENTPGSTIPKLTSNSLIKPLHTKHISEIEFRSMLNEDQMATEKLSEGIRIFIKDVLSLEKIIEKTLR; the protein is encoded by the coding sequence ATGCATAATCAACTAGAATCACTAAGAAAATACACTGTAGTTGTTGCTGACACAGGAAACTTTGAAGCAATGAAAACATTGAAACCAATTGACGCGACAACAAACCCTTCCTTAATATTAAAAGCAATACAAAAAGAAGAGTACAATCATGTGTTAACAGATACAATTAAACACTGTAAACACATGTCTTTATCCGAAATAGCTGATAATATAACGGTGTCTTTTGGAAAAGAAATACTAAAAATAATACCTGGCAGAGTATCTACAGAAGTAGACGCCAGACTATCTTTTAATACAAAAGCAACTATAGAAAAAGCTCGTTATTTGATTAATCTGTATGAAAAATCTGGCATTAAAAGAGAAAGAATTCTAATAAAAATTGCCGCAACATGGGAAGGTATTAAAGCAGCAGAAATCCTTGAATTAGAAGGCATACATTGCAATCTAACACTACTCTTCTCTTTAACACAAGCAATAGCATGTGCACAATCAAAAGTAACATTGATATCTCCTTTCGTTGGTAGAATTTATGACTGGTATAAAAACCATGCTGGATCTAATTGGGACGAAGAAAAAAATCATGGCCAAAATGATCCTGGAGTAAAATCAGTTGTAACAATTTATAACTACTATAAATCTCTAGAAATAGGTACAGAAATAATGGGAGCAAGCTTTAGAAATATCCATCAAATTTTGGCCTTGTCTGGTTGTGACCTTTTAACCATAAGTCCAGAACTTATTACAAAGTTAGAAAATACCCCAGGAAGCACTATTCCTAAGCTAACATCCAATAGTCTTATCAAACCACTTCATACTAAACACATTTCTGAAATTGAATTTAGATCAATGCTAAATGAAGATCAAATGGCCACTGAAAAACTATCAGAAGGAATCAGAATATTTATCAAAGATGTTCTTTCTCTTGAAAAAATAATTGAAAAAACTTTGCGATAA
- the carA gene encoding glutamine-hydrolyzing carbamoyl-phosphate synthase small subunit codes for MFSQLFKYRSKFSPAVLALSCGDVFKGISIGAPGYAVAEVVFNTSMTGYQEILTDPSYTGQIVTLTYPHIGNTGVNNEDVESSQIHVSGLIIRSCLSRVSNFRSNQSLPDYLKNNGIVAISDIDTRKLTRILRDRGSQGSCILVGDDVDKAINLAKSFSGMAGQDLAKTVSRKTKESWNESVWQLGEGFSNVNQSKFRIVAYDFGVKSNILRLLVDRGCDVTIVPAQTSASDVMNLNPDGIFLSNGPGDPEPCDYAIESIKVFLDKKIPLFGICLGHQLMALALGAKTIKMKTGHHGANHPVQDMQSKKVFITSQNHGFAVDANTLPKNARVTHVSLFDGSLQGFELLDRPAFCFQGHPEASPGPVDIAILFDKFITLMSSRK; via the coding sequence GTGTTTTCTCAACTTTTTAAATATAGAAGTAAGTTTTCACCAGCAGTATTGGCTTTATCTTGCGGTGATGTTTTTAAAGGTATATCTATAGGAGCCCCTGGATATGCAGTTGCAGAAGTTGTTTTTAATACGTCTATGACTGGTTATCAAGAGATTCTTACAGATCCTAGCTATACAGGACAAATAGTCACTTTGACTTATCCTCACATAGGAAATACTGGAGTCAATAATGAAGATGTGGAATCAAGTCAAATACATGTTTCAGGTTTGATAATACGTAGTTGTCTCAGTAGGGTTTCTAATTTTCGATCTAATCAGTCTTTGCCTGATTATTTGAAAAACAATGGAATTGTTGCTATTTCAGATATTGATACTAGAAAACTAACTCGTATTTTACGAGATAGAGGTTCTCAGGGTTCATGTATTCTTGTTGGGGATGATGTTGATAAGGCTATTAATTTAGCTAAAAGTTTTTCTGGTATGGCAGGCCAAGACTTGGCTAAAACTGTTTCTAGAAAAACAAAAGAGTCATGGAATGAAAGTGTTTGGCAGTTAGGAGAAGGTTTTTCTAATGTTAATCAATCAAAATTTCGAATTGTTGCTTATGATTTTGGAGTTAAAAGCAATATATTGAGACTTTTGGTAGATCGCGGCTGTGATGTCACTATTGTTCCTGCACAAACTAGTGCATCAGATGTCATGAATTTGAATCCAGATGGAATATTTTTGTCAAATGGTCCAGGTGATCCAGAGCCATGTGATTATGCAATAGAGTCAATCAAAGTATTCCTAGACAAAAAGATACCTTTGTTTGGTATTTGTTTAGGTCATCAATTGATGGCATTGGCTTTAGGAGCAAAGACTATCAAGATGAAGACAGGTCATCATGGAGCGAATCATCCTGTTCAGGATATGCAGTCAAAGAAGGTTTTTATTACTAGTCAAAATCATGGTTTTGCTGTTGATGCTAATACATTACCAAAAAATGCTAGAGTAACTCATGTTTCATTATTTGACGGATCTTTGCAGGGTTTTGAATTACTAGATCGTCCTGCATTTTGTTTCCAAGGTCATCCTGAGGCTAGTCCCGGACCTGTAGATATTGCTATTTTATTTGATAAATTTATTACTCTAATGTCCTCAAGAAAATAA